The Streptomyces avermitilis MA-4680 = NBRC 14893 genome contains a region encoding:
- a CDS encoding winged helix-turn-helix domain-containing protein has translation MDPEHASVKGRKRSRQPQASHREVADELRSRIRSGVLRPGQRMPTQARLADEFGVERGAVREALRILQAERLLSNVSKGSPATVAQNIGGVPTGPETPPQPTMVALAPRVSAAFAVPHVEIDALCLTSVSLTLAMSEPLREIHAGRIKPAKVDVRVLLPSREIDLAFPAPVDASHNGRLQRRWLTQRNAQGQVLRHNLLALRATHGVDVHVSFRALPFTPPVKLYLLGESEALFAYYTLTRRGEEIDHEYLEMYDAEGTQSMLFAFAQGASLRDTTFVEQSHLWFNALWETISSELEFTN, from the coding sequence GTGGACCCGGAACATGCCTCCGTCAAGGGGCGGAAGAGGTCACGACAGCCACAGGCGTCACATCGCGAGGTGGCCGACGAGCTGCGCAGCCGGATCAGGTCCGGAGTGCTGCGGCCGGGACAGCGCATGCCCACGCAGGCCAGGCTGGCGGACGAGTTCGGGGTGGAGCGTGGGGCTGTACGGGAGGCGCTGCGCATCCTTCAGGCGGAGCGGCTGCTTTCCAATGTTTCGAAGGGCAGCCCGGCGACCGTCGCTCAGAACATAGGCGGTGTGCCGACCGGGCCCGAAACTCCGCCGCAGCCCACGATGGTGGCGCTCGCCCCGCGGGTGTCGGCGGCCTTCGCGGTCCCGCACGTGGAGATAGACGCCCTGTGCCTGACCTCGGTCTCGCTGACGCTCGCGATGAGCGAGCCGTTGCGCGAGATTCACGCGGGACGTATAAAACCGGCCAAGGTCGATGTCCGGGTGCTGCTGCCGAGCCGCGAGATCGACCTGGCGTTCCCGGCACCCGTGGACGCGTCGCACAACGGCCGGCTCCAGCGCCGCTGGCTGACCCAGCGCAACGCCCAGGGGCAGGTGCTCCGGCACAACCTGCTGGCGCTGCGGGCCACGCACGGCGTGGACGTCCACGTGTCCTTCCGGGCCCTCCCCTTCACCCCGCCCGTGAAGCTCTACCTGCTGGGCGAGTCGGAGGCGCTGTTCGCGTACTACACGCTGACGCGGCGCGGCGAGGAGATCGACCACGAGTACCTGGAGATGTACGACGCCGAAGGCACGCAGTCCATGCTGTTCGCCTTCGCGCAGGGGGCGAGCCTGCGGGACACGACGTTCGTGGAGCAGTCGCACCTGTGGTTCAACGCGCTGTGGGAGACGATCAGTTCGGAACTGGAGTTCACGAACTAG
- a CDS encoding winged helix-turn-helix domain-containing protein, whose translation MNGSRRLSPQEIADTLRDRIRAGDLKAGDRLPTQAELAEEFGVERGTVRQALRALQEDGLLSNVSKGSPPRIAEVTPTRDEPQPTMVGLAPRLTAAFGVPHVHVDAACLTAETLMLALGEPVRQIHEGRLRPESIDVRILLPSRDINLAFPIQVDGRTEGDPVHKRWLEQRNAQGHVLRHNLQALRSSHGIDVRVTFRALPFTPPVKLYLLNEEEALIAYYMLTKREEEVESRTLEMYDALGSKSLLFSFESRVGQRDAAFVDQSQKWFNALWETITTDLTLS comes from the coding sequence GTGAACGGCAGCAGAAGGCTCTCGCCCCAGGAGATCGCCGACACCCTGCGGGACCGCATCCGCGCCGGCGACCTGAAGGCGGGCGACCGCCTGCCGACCCAGGCCGAACTGGCGGAGGAGTTCGGCGTGGAACGCGGCACGGTCCGCCAGGCCCTGCGCGCACTCCAGGAGGACGGCCTGCTGAGCAACGTCAGCAAGGGGAGCCCGCCGCGGATCGCGGAGGTCACGCCCACCCGTGACGAACCTCAGCCGACGATGGTGGGCCTGGCCCCCCGGCTCACGGCGGCGTTCGGGGTCCCGCACGTCCATGTGGACGCGGCCTGCCTGACCGCCGAGACGCTGATGCTGGCGCTCGGCGAACCGGTCCGCCAGATCCATGAGGGCCGGCTCCGCCCGGAGTCGATCGACGTCCGCATCCTGCTCCCGTCCCGCGACATCAACCTCGCGTTCCCGATCCAGGTCGACGGCCGCACCGAGGGCGACCCCGTCCACAAGCGCTGGCTGGAGCAGCGCAACGCCCAGGGGCATGTCCTGCGCCACAACCTCCAGGCCCTGCGCTCCTCGCACGGCATCGACGTCCGGGTGACCTTCCGCGCCCTGCCGTTCACCCCGCCGGTGAAGCTGTACCTGCTCAACGAGGAAGAGGCGCTGATCGCCTACTACATGCTGACGAAGCGGGAGGAGGAGGTGGAGAGCCGGACCCTGGAGATGTACGACGCCCTCGGCTCCAAGTCCCTGCTCTTCTCCTTCGAGAGCCGGGTGGGCCAGCGGGACGCCGCGTTCGTGGACCAATCCCAGAAGTGGTTCAACGCCCTCTGGGAAACCATCACGACGGACCTGACACTCTCTTAG
- a CDS encoding GNAT family N-acetyltransferase, which translates to MSRPDDIDVRPIAEAETADWIRALNTGFLRSPEVSEREVADRSSYLVPARTLGAFDNGRCVATFRSFPQELTAVGGASVPADAISNVTVTATHRRRGLLTRMMAQDLAAAKERGDVVATLIAAEYPIYGRYGFGAATHSTEWTIDVPRTGLDPRWSGPGDGGRIDLVDGEDVRKAGPELHERLRRTQPGAVSRDERWWQVHTGVVRLDRSPWTEPFYAVYRSASGEVEGLVSYECDDHWGDAKQPQNTAKVNWLIATTPAAERALWHYLCSIDWITKVRTGWRAPDDLLPHFLPDPRAARVTTHADWLWVRILDVVRALEARTYDGSGTLVLDVVDRHGLAGGRYRLTVGPDGAVCEPTTRDAGLTLDVGELAALWLGDASAVRLAALGRVREQQEGAASVADALLRTSGRPWCPDMF; encoded by the coding sequence ATGAGCCGCCCCGACGACATCGACGTACGCCCGATCGCCGAGGCCGAGACAGCCGACTGGATCCGCGCCCTCAACACCGGTTTCCTGCGCTCCCCGGAGGTCTCGGAACGCGAGGTCGCGGACCGGAGCTCGTACCTCGTCCCGGCCCGCACCCTGGGTGCCTTCGACAACGGCCGCTGCGTCGCGACGTTCAGATCGTTCCCGCAGGAGCTCACCGCGGTGGGCGGCGCCTCCGTCCCCGCCGACGCGATCTCCAACGTCACCGTCACCGCCACGCACCGCCGCCGCGGCCTGCTCACCCGCATGATGGCCCAGGACCTCGCGGCCGCGAAGGAGCGCGGGGACGTCGTCGCCACCCTCATCGCCGCCGAGTACCCGATCTACGGGCGCTACGGCTTCGGCGCCGCCACCCACTCCACCGAGTGGACGATCGACGTGCCGAGGACCGGTCTCGACCCCCGCTGGTCGGGCCCCGGGGACGGCGGCCGCATCGACCTCGTCGACGGCGAGGACGTCCGCAAGGCCGGCCCGGAGCTGCACGAGCGGCTCAGGCGTACCCAGCCCGGCGCGGTCAGCCGCGACGAGCGCTGGTGGCAGGTCCACACGGGCGTCGTGCGCCTGGACCGCTCACCGTGGACGGAGCCCTTCTACGCCGTGTACCGCTCGGCGTCCGGCGAGGTCGAGGGCCTGGTGTCGTACGAGTGCGACGACCACTGGGGCGACGCCAAGCAGCCCCAGAACACGGCGAAGGTGAACTGGCTGATCGCGACGACCCCGGCCGCGGAGCGCGCCCTGTGGCACTACCTGTGCTCCATCGACTGGATCACGAAGGTCAGGACGGGCTGGCGGGCCCCCGACGACCTGCTGCCGCACTTCCTGCCCGATCCCCGCGCCGCCCGCGTCACCACGCACGCGGACTGGCTGTGGGTGCGGATCCTGGATGTCGTACGGGCGCTGGAGGCGCGTACGTACGACGGGTCGGGGACGCTCGTACTGGACGTCGTGGACCGGCACGGACTGGCCGGCGGGCGGTACCGGCTGACGGTGGGGCCGGACGGGGCGGTCTGCGAGCCGACCACGCGGGATGCCGGACTCACGCTGGACGTGGGCGAGTTGGCGGCGCTGTGGCTGGGCGACGCGTCGGCGGTGCGGCTGGCCGCGCTCGGCCGGGTGCGGGAACAGCAAGAGGGCGCCGCCTCCGTTGCCGACGCCCTGCTGCGAACGTCCGGGCGACCGTGGTGCCCGGACATGTTCTGA